From a region of the Solanum stenotomum isolate F172 chromosome 2, ASM1918654v1, whole genome shotgun sequence genome:
- the LOC125854518 gene encoding transport inhibitor response 1-like protein, which yields MSGSDNPSEMSEDEERPCPSDLTGGASAKARNCCFNAAVTGGGGGIFNFSPHPDQVLENVLENVLCFLTDRRDRNAASLVSKSWYRAEALTRSEVFIGNCYAVSPTRVTTRFKRVTSVAIKGKPRFADFSLLPPDWGAHFTPWASVLGDSYRGLEKLYLKRMSISDDDLGLLARCFPSFKELVLVCCDGFGTSGLAIVARDCRQIRVLDLIESEVSDDEVDWISYFPENKTCLESLTFDCVECPIDFEALEKLVIRSPSLKRLRLNRFVSITQLYRLMIRAPQLTNLGTGSFGASTVIDEPDPDYASAFAACKSIVCLSGFREIAPEYLPAIYPVCGNLTSLNLSYGANVNTEQFKSVISRCHKLQVLWVFDSVCDEGLEAVAAACKDLREIRVFPIEAREDADAPVSEVGLLSISEGCSKLKSILYFCQRMTNAAVIAMSKNCPDLVVFRLCIMGRHLPDHVTNEPMDEGFGAIVKNCKKLTRLAVSGLLTDKAFSYIGQYGKLVRTLSVAFAGNSDLALKYVLEGCPKLQKLEIRDCPFGDLSLRSGVHHYYNMRFLWLSSCRVTLQGCQEIAGQLPRLVVEVISGDEEGSETGEHVNTLYMYRSLDGPRADVPSFVQIL from the exons ATGAGTGGTAGTGACAATCCTTCAGAGATGTCTGAAGATGAGGAGCGTCCTTGTCCTTCAGATCTCACCGGTGGCGCCAGTGCAAAAGCAAGGAACTGTTGCTTTAACGCCGCCGTTACCGGTGGCGGAGGGGGGATTTTTAACTTTTCGCCACACCCAGATCAAGTTCTTGAAAATGTGCTGGAAAATGTTCTTTGCTTCTTAACTGATCGCCGTGACCGTAACGCTGCATCTCTTGTAAGCAAATCTTGGTATCGGGCTGAGGCTTTAACCAGATCCGAAGTGTTTATTGGCAACTGTTATGCTGTTTCGCCGACCCGGGTTACGACCCGTTTCAAAAGGGTGACCTCTGTGGCCATTAAAGGGAAACCTAGGTTTGCTGATTTCAGTTTGCTTCCTCCAGATTGGGGTGCTCACTTTACTCCTTGGGCTTCTGTTTTGGGTGATTCTTATCGTGGGCTTGAGAAATTGTACCTCAAACGTATGTCCATATCTGATGATGATCTAGGTTTGTTGGCGCGTTGTTTCCCCAGTTTCAAAGAGCTTGTTCTTGTATGCTGTGACGGTTTTGGGACCAGTGGACTTGCTATTGTAGCTCGTGATTGCAG GCAAATTAGAGTGCTTGATCTGATTGAGTCTGAGGTATCCGACGATGAAGTGGACTGGATTTCCTACTTCCCTGAGAACAAAACGTGTTTGGAGTCTTTGACCTTTGATTGTGTTGAATGCCCTATTGACTTTGAGGCATTGGAGAAGCTAGTAATCAGGTCACCTAGTTTGAAGAGACTAAGGTTGAATCGGTTTGTTTCTATTACTCAGCTGTACCGTTTGATGATTCGAGCTCCACAGCTTACCAATCTGGGAACAGGCTCTTTTGGCGCCTCAACGGTCATTGATGAACCAGATCCTGATTATGCTTCAGCATTTGCTGCCTGCAAATCCATTGTCTGTCTCTCTGGTTTCAGGGAAATTGCTCCTGAATATCTGCCTGCAATCTATCCAGTTTGTGGCAATCTGACCTCTCTTAATTTAAGCTATGGTGCCAACGTTAATACTGAACAATTCAAGTCTGTCATCAGCCGCTGCCATAAGCTCCAAGTATTGTGG gtatttgattCTGTATGTGACGAAGGACTTGAGGCAGTTGCTGCAGCATGTAAGGATCTGCGGGAGATTCGAGTTTTCCCTATCGAAGCTCGGGAAGATGCAGATGCCCCAGTTTCTGAAGTAGGTCTCCTTTCGATTTCTGAGGGTTGCAGTAAACTTAAGTCCATCTTATATTTCTGCCAACGAATGACAAATGCGGCTGTTATAGCTATGTCAAAGAACTGCCCAGACCTTGTGGTATTCCGACTATGCATTATGGGTCGGCACTTGCCTGACCATGTTACTAATGAACCAATGGATGAAGGCTTTGGGGCTATTGTCAAGAACTGTAAGAAGCTTACTAGACTCGCTGTATCTGGTTTACTGACTGATAAGGCTTTCAGTTACATTGGACAATATGGAAAACTAGTTAGAACCTTATCAGTTGCTTTTGCTGGAAACAGTGACTTGGCTCTGAAGTATGTGCTCGAGGGCTGCCCTAAGTTGCAGAAGTTGGAGATCAGGGATTGCCCATTTGGAGATTTGTCTTTGCGTTCTGGTGTACACCACTATTACAATATGAGGTTCCTTTGGCTGTCATCTTGTAGAGTAACTCTACAAGGTTGTCAGGAGATTGCTGGCCAATTGCCCCGTCTAGTAGTGGAAGTGATAAGTGGTGATGAGGAAGGGAGTGAGACTGGTGAGCATGTCAATACCTTGTACATGTACCGATCTCTTGATGGACCGAGGGCTGATGTACCATCATTTGTGCAAATACTGTGA